A part of bacterium genomic DNA contains:
- the bamA gene encoding outer membrane protein assembly factor BamA has protein sequence MGVLGRKIAFVSLFILFLTANSQQRIAKIEFEGNKHVSSWRLRKVLVTPVPTWTMRLFKRLPLADPKSIKKDLENITAVYLDRGYLDVLVKAKPIKYKEKEDVVTLVYRVDEGKKYFVERINWSCTDSIDTVKLAKLIDLSPGDVFSPFKLESGRLNVYRYLADLGYLYAEVEAGYRKVDSLVRIVFSVKPGKVVYFGKITYKGLINTKKFLLKRELSIKSGKKYSYSAIQKSRQELFRTGLFKVISIELSDTLSHPDTVDVVIRVIERKRGFYGASIDFGGNKNYDFTMQISANWGHRNVFGNGQSIMMKGLLQAEVITNWQFISNRYEASIYEPWTLGRKIPTNLVLYFEPGLKTQNFPWRVQRFGAELSAIIHDEPRTHKIGATYERVDIYGVPEDIAMEIKMQQGIYITRKITYTIQADVRDNPLNPSEGAFARVNTELVGGLLGGDEHFAKIDATFARYIRLYHDFILASRIRTGIIGRTLPAAEIAPTNKFAAGGANTIRGFKELSVGPKAADGTMLGGNVIFLLSSEIRFPLIWKFYGTVFLDMGQVWDEWKDINPNDIRVSSGFGIAFMTPFGPIRLERGFILTKLDPDQKGRWHIALLYPY, from the coding sequence ATGGGAGTATTAGGAAGAAAAATCGCGTTTGTTTCGCTTTTTATTTTGTTCTTGACCGCGAATTCCCAGCAACGCATAGCAAAGATTGAATTCGAAGGCAATAAACATGTTAGTTCGTGGCGACTTCGCAAAGTGCTTGTCACACCAGTTCCAACCTGGACAATGCGGCTTTTCAAGCGACTCCCATTGGCTGACCCAAAATCAATTAAGAAAGACCTTGAAAACATAACAGCTGTTTATCTGGATAGAGGTTATCTTGATGTTTTGGTAAAGGCTAAGCCGATAAAATACAAAGAAAAAGAGGATGTTGTAACCCTCGTATATCGTGTGGATGAGGGCAAAAAATATTTCGTCGAAAGGATAAACTGGAGTTGTACCGATTCGATTGACACTGTTAAATTGGCAAAACTTATCGATTTATCTCCAGGAGACGTTTTTTCGCCTTTTAAACTCGAGAGCGGAAGACTTAATGTTTACAGATATCTTGCTGATTTAGGCTATCTTTACGCTGAAGTCGAAGCCGGTTATCGGAAAGTTGATTCGCTGGTAAGGATTGTTTTCAGCGTTAAGCCTGGCAAAGTAGTTTACTTCGGCAAGATAACCTATAAGGGGCTTATAAATACGAAGAAATTCCTTCTTAAAAGAGAGCTTTCGATAAAAAGCGGAAAAAAGTATTCCTATTCGGCTATTCAGAAAAGCAGACAGGAACTTTTTCGAACGGGACTCTTCAAGGTTATATCCATAGAGCTTTCGGACACTTTGTCGCATCCAGATACGGTGGATGTAGTAATAAGGGTTATTGAGCGCAAAAGAGGTTTTTATGGTGCGTCTATAGATTTCGGAGGCAACAAAAACTATGACTTTACGATGCAAATATCGGCGAATTGGGGGCATAGAAATGTTTTCGGAAACGGACAATCCATAATGATGAAGGGACTTCTTCAGGCAGAGGTAATAACAAATTGGCAGTTTATATCCAATCGTTACGAGGCATCGATTTACGAACCCTGGACATTAGGAAGGAAAATTCCGACTAATCTCGTGCTTTATTTTGAGCCAGGTCTTAAGACTCAGAATTTCCCTTGGCGAGTTCAGCGGTTTGGTGCAGAGTTAAGCGCTATAATCCACGATGAGCCGAGGACGCACAAAATAGGCGCGACCTACGAAAGAGTGGACATATACGGCGTCCCAGAGGACATAGCAATGGAGATAAAAATGCAGCAGGGGATTTATATAACCAGAAAAATAACATATACCATTCAGGCTGATGTAAGAGACAACCCTCTTAATCCATCCGAAGGGGCATTCGCAAGGGTGAATACTGAGCTCGTGGGTGGGTTGCTCGGCGGTGACGAACACTTCGCCAAAATTGATGCGACATTCGCAAGATACATAAGACTTTATCACGACTTTATTTTGGCATCTCGCATAAGGACAGGAATTATAGGTAGAACACTCCCTGCCGCTGAGATAGCACCCACTAACAAGTTTGCCGCTGGTGGAGCGAATACTATAAGAGGATTCAAGGAGTTGTCAGTAGGTCCCAAGGCTGCTGATGGCACGATGCTGGGCGGAAATGTGATTTTTCTTTTATCGTCCGAAATTCGATTCCCATTAATATGGAAATTTTATGGCACCGTCTTTTTGGACATGGGGCAGGTCTGGGATGAGTGGAAGGACATTAATCCAAACGATATTAGAGTTAGCAGTGGCTTCGGAATAGCATTTATGACGCCATTTGGTCCCATACGACTTGAAAGGGGGTTCATCTTAACGAAACTCGACCCTGACCAGAAAGGCAGATGGCACATAGCCTTGCTTTATCCATATTGA
- a CDS encoding Mut7-C RNAse domain-containing protein: MKFIVDTMLGRLARWLRLFGEDAEFSQDDDEKIIFRAANEGRIILTKDRELAVKAGKMAYFVRAEKLWSQIREVIREFGIKPELRLTRCPACNGRIEEVEKSAVEGLVPRYTYLTHDRFWRCNRCGKIYWEGSHIGLAKDDIIERILGGDEGGDKENP, encoded by the coding sequence ATGAAATTTATAGTTGACACAATGCTTGGCCGCCTTGCGCGGTGGTTAAGACTATTTGGTGAGGACGCGGAGTTTTCGCAGGATGACGATGAGAAAATAATTTTTCGCGCAGCCAATGAAGGAAGAATAATACTTACTAAAGACCGTGAACTCGCGGTAAAAGCGGGAAAGATGGCCTACTTCGTTCGAGCTGAAAAACTATGGAGTCAGATTCGCGAGGTTATAAGAGAATTTGGCATAAAGCCCGAATTGAGATTAACGCGTTGCCCAGCCTGTAATGGCAGGATAGAAGAAGTCGAAAAAAGTGCCGTTGAGGGGCTGGTTCCAAGATATACATATCTTACTCACGACAGGTTCTGGAGATGTAATAGGTGTGGTAAGATATATTGGGAAGGCAGCCACATAGGACTTGCCAAAGATGACATAATCGAAAGAATTCTGGGGGGCGATGAAGGTGGAGATAAAGAGAATCCATAG
- the nfi gene encoding deoxyribonuclease V (cleaves DNA at apurinic or apyrimidinic sites): protein MEIKRIHSWEIPSIQHAIRLQRELAERVIVAGEPDFVRFIAAGDLAFSKDGRAFAAVVLLEYPSLDVVDIVKGFEKVRMPYIPGLLSFRESPLLLKLFEKLSVTPDLVMIDGQGIAHPRGLGLAAHIGLFLEIPTVGCAKSKLVGTYDEPGYEKGSWSWLYHDGKKIGVVLRTRTGKNPIFVSPGHLLSFDAAREWALRTTTRYRIPEPTRQAHIAVSKFKKEILK from the coding sequence GTGGAGATAAAGAGAATCCATAGTTGGGAGATACCATCCATTCAACATGCCATAAGGCTGCAACGAGAGTTAGCTGAAAGGGTTATAGTGGCTGGAGAACCTGACTTTGTTCGTTTTATAGCCGCTGGCGACCTCGCTTTCTCAAAAGACGGTAGGGCGTTTGCTGCCGTTGTTTTGCTTGAGTATCCATCGTTAGATGTTGTGGACATTGTTAAAGGCTTCGAGAAAGTGCGAATGCCCTATATTCCTGGCTTGCTTAGTTTTAGAGAATCGCCGCTTCTTTTAAAGCTTTTCGAGAAGTTAAGCGTGACTCCCGACCTTGTTATGATCGATGGACAGGGAATAGCACATCCTCGAGGTTTGGGACTCGCAGCTCACATCGGTCTTTTCCTCGAGATTCCAACTGTAGGATGCGCCAAAAGTAAATTGGTCGGCACATACGATGAACCCGGCTATGAGAAGGGTTCTTGGTCGTGGCTTTATCACGATGGGAAAAAGATAGGCGTTGTATTGAGAACGAGAACGGGCAAAAATCCGATTTTCGTTAGCCCGGGACACCTTCTAAGTTTTGACGCGGCGAGGGAGTGGGCGTTGCGAACTACAACGAGATATAGAATTCCCGAACCGACCCGTCAGGCGCATATCGCCGTAAGTAAGTTTAAGAAGGAGATTTTAAAATAA
- a CDS encoding patatin-like phospholipase family protein: protein MKSPAKTLFFILFILIGNPLSQNFNYSKSITLEELISKDYTNETQKCDLALVLSGGGARGIAQIGVIEILDSAGIKPDIIIGVSMGAVVGGLYSAGYTPKELDSIARSINWVELLSDIPERSIMLQTQKETESKYFLTIRFKAGKLLIPSGYLAAQKLLNKLSELTAAATIRSKKNFDKLPIRFRSVITDLTTGEAIALRKGNLGEAIRASISVPILFMPYTIDSFYAVDGGLRMPVPVEVAKKLGCKRIIAVNTTAQLIPRNQLNTFNKVAEQTTTIMQQDLIASERLLADVWIEPDLRNHNSTDFTNIDSLIEWGKDAARKALPKIFETIKKHELIKIDTIISTPEIPGLKNLLRGTITSKMLTEKLDSIFRTTAAESMFCSLRAGTLFVKFFGLRRKYHLIISGLEDLPGNVNDSNFIDNAEKPLPLNKIHEVINVILNKLIDNGYLIAHLDSLKQKADTMFAFINPGTIDSVKFSGNAITREWVLNSHIKLSKGDIFNEEAIKQSIMNLYSTGLFNWVSYDLTTSSDNKIILTIKLNEKPNIALRFGLRYDELRKGEVAFGVFDDNFIGTALKIGAELWGGERRQNLKLTLQADKIWKTMLGLRMSVLFNRSKYDHFIKMEIAKTDWVESFGTVFSLGPQFRKLGKVVVELESRKVVVKTVGTDEKKDFLMHKLCAKSATDTYDKRQFPTSGKKVFMLLEMSQDILGGQTSFTKYFAHIESAYSAFWFTFLPWFTAGHIAGTPPFFERFRIGQTRMIWGFRGDELTGDDILAGGIDLRINLRKRFKRSYVILGGSANNIWSNTQPGKSIKTIWCGGIALGLETPLGPLRVGWGRSNLYRSHIFVRFGYDF, encoded by the coding sequence ATGAAATCGCCGGCAAAAACACTATTTTTTATTCTATTCATTCTGATTGGAAATCCACTTTCTCAAAACTTTAACTATTCAAAATCCATAACTCTCGAGGAACTTATCAGTAAAGACTATACTAATGAAACCCAAAAATGTGACCTTGCCCTGGTTCTTTCTGGTGGCGGCGCAAGAGGAATAGCCCAGATAGGAGTAATCGAAATCCTCGATAGTGCTGGGATAAAACCTGACATAATAATCGGGGTAAGCATGGGCGCCGTGGTTGGCGGATTGTATTCTGCCGGCTATACGCCCAAGGAACTCGACTCCATTGCGCGTTCGATAAACTGGGTCGAACTCCTAAGCGACATACCAGAACGGTCAATCATGCTACAAACCCAAAAAGAGACGGAAAGCAAGTATTTTTTGACGATAAGATTCAAAGCGGGCAAGCTCCTCATCCCTTCCGGATACCTTGCAGCGCAAAAGCTTCTCAACAAACTAAGCGAGCTTACGGCAGCAGCAACAATACGAAGCAAAAAGAATTTCGATAAACTCCCGATAAGGTTCAGAAGTGTTATAACCGACCTTACCACTGGCGAAGCTATAGCATTGCGAAAGGGGAATCTTGGTGAGGCTATAAGAGCATCAATTAGCGTCCCGATACTTTTTATGCCTTACACCATCGATTCGTTTTACGCTGTTGATGGAGGCTTACGAATGCCCGTGCCCGTTGAGGTTGCGAAAAAGCTTGGCTGCAAAAGAATAATAGCCGTTAACACAACCGCTCAACTCATACCAAGAAATCAGCTAAATACCTTTAACAAAGTCGCTGAGCAGACAACAACTATAATGCAACAGGACCTTATAGCAAGCGAACGCCTGCTCGCTGATGTCTGGATTGAACCCGACCTGAGAAACCATAATTCCACCGATTTCACTAATATTGACTCCCTAATCGAATGGGGAAAGGATGCAGCAAGAAAAGCGCTGCCAAAAATATTTGAAACAATCAAAAAACACGAACTTATAAAGATTGATACGATCATTTCGACACCTGAGATTCCTGGGCTTAAAAACTTGCTTAGAGGAACCATCACATCCAAAATGCTTACGGAGAAACTTGACTCGATTTTCAGAACCACGGCAGCGGAAAGCATGTTCTGTTCTCTGAGGGCGGGAACGCTCTTTGTGAAATTTTTCGGACTAAGGAGAAAATACCACTTGATTATTTCTGGTCTTGAGGATTTGCCAGGCAATGTTAACGATAGCAATTTTATTGATAACGCTGAAAAGCCTTTGCCTCTTAACAAAATACACGAAGTAATCAATGTAATTCTCAATAAACTAATTGATAATGGCTATCTTATCGCGCATCTCGACTCATTAAAACAGAAAGCGGATACGATGTTCGCATTCATAAATCCTGGAACCATAGATAGTGTGAAATTTTCCGGCAATGCCATAACGCGGGAGTGGGTTCTCAATTCTCACATAAAACTTTCCAAAGGCGATATATTTAACGAAGAGGCGATTAAGCAAAGCATAATGAATCTATACTCGACTGGACTTTTCAACTGGGTCAGCTATGACCTCACCACAAGTAGTGATAACAAAATAATTCTAACCATAAAGCTCAACGAAAAGCCCAACATTGCACTTAGATTCGGTTTAAGGTATGACGAGTTAAGAAAAGGCGAGGTAGCATTCGGCGTTTTCGACGACAACTTCATCGGCACGGCTTTAAAAATAGGAGCCGAATTATGGGGCGGTGAAAGAAGACAAAACCTAAAGTTAACCTTACAAGCTGACAAAATATGGAAAACGATGCTCGGATTGAGAATGTCAGTGCTTTTTAACAGGTCGAAATACGATCACTTCATCAAAATGGAAATAGCCAAAACCGATTGGGTGGAGTCATTCGGCACCGTTTTCTCGCTGGGACCGCAGTTCAGGAAACTGGGCAAAGTGGTCGTCGAGTTGGAATCGCGAAAGGTCGTCGTAAAAACCGTTGGAACCGACGAGAAAAAGGATTTCCTTATGCATAAATTATGTGCAAAATCCGCAACAGACACTTACGACAAACGCCAGTTTCCGACATCGGGCAAAAAAGTGTTCATGCTTCTCGAGATGAGTCAGGACATACTTGGTGGGCAGACATCATTCACGAAGTACTTCGCCCACATCGAATCAGCATACTCTGCGTTCTGGTTCACATTTCTTCCATGGTTCACCGCAGGACATATAGCAGGCACTCCCCCATTTTTCGAAAGATTTCGAATCGGACAAACACGCATGATTTGGGGATTCAGGGGCGACGAACTAACAGGTGACGACATCTTAGCTGGTGGCATAGACTTGCGAATAAATCTTAGAAAAAGGTTTAAGCGAAGCTATGTAATACTTGGCGGTTCGGCTAACAATATCTGGTCGAACACTCAACCCGGCAAATCCATAAAAACAATTTGGTGTGGCGGAATAGCATTAGGGCTTGAAACACCTCTCGGACCATTGCGTGTCGGCTGGGGAAGGTCAAATTTATACAGGTCTCATATTTTCGTGAGATTCGGGTACGATTTTTGA
- a CDS encoding HEAT repeat domain-containing protein, which translates to MNYSFKIVLAILVLLTTLIGAERETHIKELFAIATIGDARLSQQSQQAKVKLSSYGGEAAKFLVTQLRRINPLKFETAKEVLTMIGDDALPYLVAALSDTSPKVSSAAAEILGAIKSKKAVSPLKIAALHGDVNLKSAACWALGEIGDTSAVDVLTQALFDTSALVRRAAAYSLGQLGCCKNMDALIGLLSDGHYSVRYAAFDALRRMCTPKLKEKVKLRLKNANPPERDFLIVLLGCFGDEVENDLASFVQSTNYFERGFACEALGNVRGNYKVANILKKALWDSSPFVRMKALRALENLKKPHILR; encoded by the coding sequence ATGAATTATTCTTTTAAAATAGTTCTCGCAATCCTTGTATTACTAACCACGCTCATCGGGGCTGAACGGGAAACGCACATAAAAGAACTGTTCGCAATTGCTACTATAGGTGACGCAAGATTAAGCCAGCAAAGTCAACAGGCAAAAGTCAAGCTTTCGTCGTATGGTGGGGAAGCTGCAAAATTCCTCGTGACTCAACTAAGACGAATAAACCCTTTAAAATTTGAGACCGCCAAAGAGGTTCTTACGATGATAGGCGATGATGCATTGCCTTATCTCGTTGCAGCTCTCTCGGATACGAGTCCAAAAGTATCGTCCGCAGCCGCCGAAATACTCGGTGCAATAAAAAGCAAAAAGGCAGTTTCTCCTCTCAAAATAGCAGCGCTTCATGGCGATGTTAACCTTAAATCTGCGGCGTGCTGGGCACTCGGAGAGATAGGCGATACCAGTGCTGTTGATGTGCTAACCCAAGCGCTTTTTGACACTTCTGCACTGGTAAGAAGAGCTGCTGCCTACTCGCTCGGTCAACTCGGATGTTGTAAAAATATGGACGCGCTTATTGGACTCCTCTCTGATGGGCACTACTCAGTTAGATATGCTGCTTTTGACGCTTTGCGCAGGATGTGTACACCAAAACTAAAGGAAAAAGTAAAGTTGCGGCTTAAAAATGCTAATCCACCTGAGAGAGACTTTTTGATAGTTCTACTCGGCTGCTTCGGTGACGAAGTAGAAAATGACTTAGCGTCGTTTGTTCAGAGCACTAATTACTTCGAGCGCGGTTTTGCATGCGAGGCGCTGGGCAATGTGAGAGGTAATTACAAAGTAGCGAACATACTCAAAAAAGCATTGTGGGATTCGTCCCCGTTCGTGAGGATGAAAGCTCTGAGGGCACTCGAAAACCTCAAAAAACCACATATCCTCAGATGA
- a CDS encoding methylated-DNA--[protein]-cysteine S-methyltransferase → MPEWICKKLKVVNGENKAAKQIMEYLEGLRKSFSVKPVYLIGTPFQIKVWEETLRIPYGSIVSYKALAEKLGIPKGARAIGAALGKNPIPIIVPCHRVLRSDGKIGGFSAGIEVKKRLLYLEAESKD, encoded by the coding sequence ATGCCAGAATGGATTTGCAAAAAGCTAAAAGTCGTAAACGGCGAAAATAAAGCCGCGAAACAAATTATGGAATATCTCGAGGGCTTAAGAAAAAGTTTCTCAGTAAAGCCTGTATACCTTATCGGCACGCCATTTCAAATAAAAGTCTGGGAAGAGACGCTAAGGATACCATATGGTAGCATAGTCAGCTATAAAGCATTAGCTGAAAAGCTTGGGATTCCAAAAGGTGCAAGAGCAATAGGAGCAGCTCTTGGCAAAAATCCAATACCAATAATCGTGCCCTGCCATCGAGTATTGCGCTCAGACGGCAAAATAGGAGGCTTTTCCGCAGGCATTGAAGTGAAAAAACGCCTACTATACCTTGAAGCTGAAAGCAAAGATTGA
- a CDS encoding GTP cyclohydrolase I FolE2: MKDVQSQRPDQEIKINMVGIKSLKYPIKILDRTNKYQDTVATVSMFVDLPEKYRGTHMSRFVEILNKYRGEIAYKELKPVLMEMKEVFSASCAHLSMRFPYFILKRAPVSGEESLLEYTGFFEAWYSDSYKFILGASVPVTLVCPCSKEISDRGAHNQRAIITIKVEYKEFVWLEELIEIAEQSASAPVYSLLKRPDEKFVTEKAYDNPKFVEDVVRDIARRLLDDSRITYFKVEAESSESIHNHNAYAMIERVK, translated from the coding sequence ATGAAAGATGTCCAATCACAGCGCCCCGACCAAGAGATAAAAATTAACATGGTCGGGATTAAAAGTCTAAAGTATCCCATAAAAATACTTGACCGTACGAACAAATATCAGGATACAGTTGCTACGGTTTCGATGTTTGTCGACCTGCCCGAAAAGTATCGGGGTACCCACATGAGCAGATTCGTCGAGATTCTTAACAAGTATCGAGGGGAGATAGCCTACAAGGAGCTAAAGCCTGTTTTGATGGAGATGAAGGAGGTTTTCTCAGCCAGTTGTGCTCATCTTTCCATGCGCTTTCCGTACTTTATACTCAAGAGGGCACCGGTGAGTGGTGAGGAGTCGTTGCTTGAGTACACGGGTTTTTTTGAGGCATGGTATTCTGATTCGTACAAATTTATTCTCGGTGCGTCGGTTCCTGTGACATTAGTTTGTCCATGCTCGAAAGAGATTTCCGACCGTGGTGCACACAATCAGCGTGCAATAATCACAATAAAAGTTGAGTATAAGGAATTCGTATGGCTTGAGGAGCTTATTGAGATTGCAGAGCAGTCAGCGAGTGCGCCAGTGTATTCGCTTCTTAAGCGTCCCGACGAGAAATTCGTTACCGAAAAGGCGTATGATAATCCTAAGTTCGTGGAGGATGTGGTGCGCGACATCGCAAGAAGACTTTTGGACGATTCGAGGATAACTTACTTCAAGGTTGAGGCTGAGAGTTCAGAATCCATTCACAACCACAACGCGTACGCAATGATTGAGCGTGTTAAATGA
- a CDS encoding bifunctional folylpolyglutamate synthase/dihydrofolate synthase, with the protein MSDEYAKTLNYLNSLYSYERDATRQSPPEFHLDSITELLAKIGNPHKSYKVIHIAGTKGKGSTAIFLSNILRRAGFKVGTYMSPHIIDVRERICINCEQVSESDLTRAVNVIKDVIGPRPKEFATFFEVLTAAAFWLFGDLDVDFAVVEAGLGGKYDATNVVESDIAIITKIGLDHTERLGNTKVKIATDKSHIIKRNSIVISASQEDDVIAVIMDFSKRADAQLFVFGSDFNAEIIGSSLRGTRFRLMYNDEWLDIELSVAGRFQVENASLAAFAALKLGIKPEFIRAGLFDSLTPARFQLISYSPVIVLDSAHNEPSAKALATELANYNLTPAILVVGINRPKDYKSMISAWIPVSSQIIFTGTSSLREYEPRLLADFAKESGFDKVFVVDNPFEAFLNAKDLSGDEKPIVVAGSMYLVGEILKGIGIKSVKLRR; encoded by the coding sequence ATGAGCGATGAGTATGCTAAAACCTTAAATTATCTTAACTCACTTTACAGTTACGAGCGTGATGCAACCCGTCAAAGCCCGCCGGAATTTCATCTCGATTCGATTACTGAATTGCTGGCAAAGATTGGTAACCCACACAAATCTTACAAGGTGATTCACATTGCGGGCACGAAAGGTAAGGGTTCTACGGCAATATTTTTATCAAACATTCTGCGCAGAGCTGGATTTAAAGTAGGAACATACATGTCACCGCATATAATCGATGTTAGAGAACGCATATGTATAAACTGTGAACAGGTGAGCGAAAGCGACCTAACGCGAGCCGTTAATGTAATAAAAGATGTTATAGGTCCTCGGCCAAAAGAGTTCGCCACATTTTTTGAGGTTCTAACCGCGGCTGCATTCTGGCTTTTTGGTGATTTGGACGTTGACTTTGCAGTTGTCGAGGCGGGACTTGGCGGAAAGTATGATGCAACGAATGTTGTCGAATCAGATATTGCTATTATAACGAAAATAGGCCTCGACCATACTGAAAGACTTGGCAACACCAAGGTGAAAATTGCTACCGATAAATCGCATATAATCAAAAGGAATTCAATAGTTATTTCGGCGAGTCAGGAAGACGATGTAATAGCTGTTATAATGGATTTCTCAAAAAGAGCGGATGCGCAACTTTTTGTCTTTGGTAGCGATTTTAACGCAGAAATTATTGGCTCCTCACTTCGTGGAACCAGATTCAGGCTAATGTATAATGATGAATGGCTTGACATTGAACTTTCAGTGGCGGGTCGGTTTCAGGTTGAAAATGCTTCACTTGCGGCATTTGCAGCTTTAAAGCTTGGCATAAAGCCGGAATTCATTCGCGCTGGGCTTTTTGATTCGCTAACTCCAGCAAGATTTCAATTGATAAGCTATTCGCCTGTGATAGTGCTTGATTCCGCGCACAACGAGCCCTCAGCAAAGGCGTTAGCGACAGAACTTGCAAACTATAATTTAACTCCAGCTATATTGGTGGTGGGAATTAACAGACCCAAAGATTATAAGTCAATGATATCAGCTTGGATTCCCGTTAGCTCGCAGATCATTTTTACGGGAACATCTTCGCTGCGGGAGTACGAGCCACGGTTGCTCGCTGATTTCGCCAAGGAAAGCGGATTTGACAAAGTTTTTGTGGTGGATAATCCTTTTGAAGCCTTTTTAAATGCAAAGGATTTATCGGGTGATGAAAAGCCTATAGTAGTTGCAGGTTCAATGTATCTGGTGGGCGAGATATTGAAGGGAATTGGCATAAAGAGCGTGAAATTACGCAGGTAA
- a CDS encoding RsmD family RNA methyltransferase — protein sequence MSGIYILGGIAKGRRLSTVPSGVRPSPVRLRRALFEILGDIEDLHFFDLFAGTGAVGIEALSRGARNVVFVDKSRRACLAVQKNIRAAGLSDYGYEIVQEDAISWLDSHIVVGDEIIFAAPPYEKEIMEKSIASFQKLFSEVDGGIMAILQIHRRFMPDDFIIEPKRIHKVSEDLLLIWY from the coding sequence ATGAGTGGCATATACATACTTGGTGGAATAGCTAAGGGCAGAAGATTGAGCACGGTTCCGAGTGGGGTAAGACCGTCTCCAGTAAGACTTAGGAGAGCACTTTTTGAAATTCTTGGCGACATTGAAGACCTTCACTTTTTTGACCTCTTCGCTGGAACGGGTGCAGTAGGGATAGAAGCGCTATCAAGGGGGGCTCGTAATGTTGTTTTTGTGGATAAATCGCGAAGGGCTTGTTTGGCCGTTCAGAAGAACATTAGAGCTGCTGGTCTCTCGGATTACGGTTATGAAATAGTTCAGGAGGACGCGATAAGCTGGCTCGATTCACATATAGTTGTTGGTGATGAAATAATATTTGCCGCACCGCCTTACGAAAAGGAGATTATGGAAAAATCCATTGCTTCCTTTCAAAAGCTTTTTAGCGAAGTCGACGGGGGCATAATGGCTATTCTTCAGATTCATAGAAGATTTATGCCGGACGACTTTATTATTGAACCAAAGAGGATTCATAAAGTAAGTGAAGACTTGCTTTTAATATGGTATTGA
- a CDS encoding NAD-dependent deacylase, whose translation MIKRAADIIANSKKLLVFTGAGISAESGIPTFRGQDGLWENYRVEDVATPEAFSRNPQLVWKFYSERRRKALSVKPNAAHYAVARLEKLFDDFLVVTQNVDDLHRKAGNKKLIEIHGNLFREKCTVCAFIRNSESSYEEPPLCPDCGALLRPDVVWFGEPLPEKELNDAFDFAEEADTVVVIGTSAIVFPAAQLPFIVYNHGGKVIEVNLEPTPVTDIANVSIFEKCGIVLPKILDEIEAIL comes from the coding sequence CTGATAAAACGGGCGGCGGACATAATTGCCAACTCCAAGAAGCTTTTAGTATTTACTGGTGCTGGGATATCAGCAGAAAGCGGAATACCAACATTCCGTGGGCAGGATGGATTGTGGGAGAACTACCGCGTTGAAGATGTTGCTACACCAGAGGCTTTTTCGAGGAATCCCCAGCTTGTTTGGAAATTTTATTCAGAGAGACGCAGAAAGGCGCTTTCAGTCAAGCCTAATGCTGCACATTACGCTGTCGCAAGGCTTGAAAAACTTTTTGACGACTTTCTCGTGGTAACTCAGAATGTGGATGATCTACATCGTAAGGCAGGGAATAAGAAGTTGATCGAAATTCATGGGAATCTCTTCCGCGAGAAATGCACCGTCTGTGCTTTCATTCGGAACAGTGAGTCATCATACGAAGAACCACCTCTTTGCCCTGATTGCGGTGCTTTGCTAAGACCTGATGTTGTCTGGTTTGGCGAGCCATTGCCCGAGAAGGAACTTAACGATGCATTTGACTTTGCGGAAGAAGCGGATACGGTGGTAGTGATAGGAACTTCAGCGATTGTTTTTCCGGCAGCACAGCTACCATTTATAGTTTACAATCATGGCGGCAAAGTTATTGAGGTAAATCTTGAGCCTACTCCAGTAACTGATATTGCAAATGTTTCGATTTTCGAAAAGTGCGGTATTGTTCTTCCTAAAATACTTGATGAAATTGAGGCAATATTATGA